The Rhodothermus sp. genome contains the following window.
ATGCGCATAATGACGCTTCTCCGTCGCATACTCCACATGCGCCGTCGCTATCGTAATCCCACGCTCCCGCTCCTCCGGCGCATTGTCAATCGAATCAAACGTCCGCGGCTGATTCACCGGATCCGATACCCGCTTCGACAATACCTGCGTAATGGCCGCCGTCAACGTCGTCTTCCCATGATCCACATGACCAATCGTACCTATGTTCACGTGCGGCTTCGTCCGCTGAAATACCTCCTTCGCCATGGCTCTATAGGTCTTGCGTGATGGTTCGTTGCTATGCTTCAGGCAGTCATGGCACCCGTGGCTGCCGCAATGATCTCGTCGGCAATGTTCTTGGGCACCTCTTCGTAGGTTTCAAACTGCATGGCGTAGATTGCCCGTCCCTGCGTCAGCGAACGCAGGTCGGTGGAGTAGCCAAACATCTCGGCCAGCGGAACCAGCGCCCGAACAACCTGTGCCTCCTGGCGCTGCTCCATGGCCAGAATACGCCCGCGCCGACTGTTCAAGTCGCCAATTACGTCGCCCAGGTATTCCTCCGGCGTGGTCACCTCCACCCGCATAATGGGTTCCATAAGCACGGGCTTGGCCCGACGGGCGGCGTTGCGAAATGCCATACGCCCCGCAATCTCGAAGGAGATCGTATCGGAGTCGACGGGGTGGGTCTTGCCATCATATAGCCGGGCACGGACACCTTCGACCGGATAGCCGGCCAGCGGCCCTCGATTCATGGCCTCCCGGATCCCCTTCTCAACGGCCGGAATAAACTCCCTCGGGATAACCCCACCATGGATGTCGTTAATGAACTCCAGCCCCGTGCCCGATTCATTGGGGCCAAATTCGATATAGACCTCGGCGAACTGACCGCGGCCACCTGTTTGCTTTTTATGCACGTAGTGTTCGTCGACGGTCGCCCGAATGGCTTCACGGTAAGCCACCTGAGGCCGCCCCACATTGGCCTCAACCTTAAACTCACGCCGCAACCGGTCGACAATGATCTCCAGGTGTAACTCGCCCATACCGGCAATGATGGTCTGACCGGTTTCGTGGTCAATCGACACCTGGAAGGTCGGATCTTCTTC
Protein-coding sequences here:
- a CDS encoding GTP-binding protein — translated: MAKEVFQRTKPHVNIGTIGHVDHGKTTLTAAITQVLSKRVSDPVNQPRTFDSIDNAPEERERGITIATAHVEYATEKRHYAH